One segment of Triticum aestivum cultivar Chinese Spring chromosome 2A, IWGSC CS RefSeq v2.1, whole genome shotgun sequence DNA contains the following:
- the LOC123184248 gene encoding putative disease resistance RPP13-like protein 1 translates to METAISAVASELVSQFVSLLMNKYYSLSHAQSEEKVMQRLHHLLMRAGTILEEADTRYITNSGMMMHLKTLSEAMYRGHRVLDCLRYHALQHSAGFDKVSINDSSSSSLHLAIPFKRSRTTSGKDDKEMRLESHGALKSLEIAIANMAEFIVLLGGCQRISRRPYDVYLYTDNFMFGRHTGKQKLLSFLLEHNNPPGDHALSVLPIIGGAGVGKKTLVAHVCGDQRVRSRFSSILHLNGHNLLTIFDHGRTMFWTMLVVIEFASDVGEDEWKRFHSFLIRMSTGSKIIIISKLKRLTRFGSVQPIFLNVLSYDELRYLFKTLAFGSVDPTEHPRLVQLADEFCNMLHNVPAGTLIATNMLTDVLRMNLSVQFWHCILEKGLRYFKRNYSTCGGRLSMLTDQAHLVDITDYALQPLSMIACTPNVSIKKELPSLTFGELIRDPSVIPKQDFILIAWESRIPPHNSFPHLVTSHAQGTHEGGALTGRKRRGAPI, encoded by the coding sequence ATGGAGACTGCCATATCTGCAGTTGCTAGTGAACTCGTGAGCCAGTTCGTCTCCTTACTGATGAACAAGTACTACTCCTTGAGCCATGCCCAATCAGAGGAGAAGGTGATGCAAAGGTTGCATCACCTCCTGATGAGAGCTGGCACCATCCTTGAGGAGGCAGACACACGATACATAACCAACTCCGGGATGATGATGCATCTCAAGACACTCTCAGAGGCCATGTACCGAGGACACCGTGTGCTGGACTGCTTGAGGTACCATGCCCTCCAACACAGTGCAGGCTTCGACAAGGTTAGCATCAATGACTCGTCTAGCAGCAGCTTGCATTTAGCCATTCCTTTCAAGCGTTCTCGAACAACATCTGGGAAGGATGACAAGGAAATGCGCCTCGAGTCACATGGTGCCTTGAAAAGCTTAGAAATTGCTATTGCTAATATGGCAGAGTTTATTGTTCTTCTGGGTGGATGCCAGCGCATATCCCGTAGGCCCTATGATGTTTATCTTTACACCGACAATTTCATGTTTGGCCGACACACTGGAAAGCAAAAGCTCTTGAGCTTCTTGTTGGAGCACAACAACCCTCCTGGTGATCATGCACTTTCAGTTCTTCCGATCATAGGTGGTGCTGGAGTTGGAAAGAAAACCTTGGTTGCTCATGTGTGTGGCGACCAAAGGGTTCGGTCACGCTTCTCCTCTATTTTGCACTTGAATGGACACAACCTCTTGACCATATTTGACCATGGAAGGACCATGTTTTGGACGATGTTGGTAGTGATTGAGTTTGCTTCTGATGTAGGTGAGGATGAATGGAAAAGGTTTCACTCTTTTCTCATAAGAATGAGCACAGGAAGCAAGATCATCATCATAAGTAAACTTAAAAGGTTAACCCGGTTTGGATCGGTACAGCCTATTTTCCTAAATGTTTTGTCTTATGACGAGTTGAGGTACCTTTTTAAGACACTGGCATTCGGGAGTGTAGACCCTACAGAACATCCACGGTTAGTACAACTAGCAGATGAATTTTGCAACATGTTGCATAATGTGCCAGCAGGTACACTTATTGCAACAAATATGCTCACGGATGTATTGAGAATGAACCTCAGTGTTCAATTTTGGCATTGCATACTAGAGAAGGGACTAAGATATTTTAAGAGAAACTACTCCACATGTGGTGGGCGCCTAAGCATGCTGACGGACCAAGCCCATTTAGTGGACATAACGGACTATGCTTTGCAACCACTTAGCATGATAGCTTGTACTCCTAATGTTTCAATCAAGAAGGAATTGCCAAGTCTAACATTTGGGGAACTTATAAGAGATCCTAGTGTTATCCCGAAACAAGACTTCATTCTAATTGCATGGGAATCAAGGATACCGCCTCATAATTCATTTCCTCATTTGGTTACAAGTCATGCTCAGGGTACACATGAAGGTGGTGCCTTAACAGGGAGGAAGCGAAGAGGAGCGCCAATCTAA